A genomic region of Cydia splendana chromosome 17, ilCydSple1.2, whole genome shotgun sequence contains the following coding sequences:
- the LOC134798707 gene encoding ubiquitin-like protein 7, with the protein MDSAPCVFLGIKVKPGPIERFKLENFGLDNTVENLKIEAEKKSNVPSASLELIHHGKILKPEATLQDCGVKSGEMVHVVKKKVPAAAPPPPTYSDAELQQIANSLRTLGCTPNAPGWTRAMQLLNDESAMNEILEHAPSLREDCVTLSMLHEVELLAALGANVSTMRRAANAHPDLPAALRHLTRLVHTRANTSTSNDNVPTSGFAYSLEALSEDEDADEEENEEGERNTITQEQFAAALQAATEAVSGSSSRGGGGGGQDSLLRLLQAAGAGSGSGSLLQAASAGSGRTDSNEEAPATGSATGASRAVITPEMFSDAISEVFNRTGTANRPSGTPMEQSTAASSSASPVGEDFSTQLTRMHEMGLLDDALNVRALLICSGDVNAAINLVFSGAIADE; encoded by the exons ATGGATAGTGCACCTTGCGTATTTTTAGGCATCAAAGTGAAGCCGGGGCCTATTGAACGGTTTAAATTAGAAAACTTCGGTCTCGATAACACTGTAGAGAACCTAAAAATTGAGGCCGAAAAGAAGTCTAACGTGCCGTCTGCATCTTTGG AATTAATTCACCATGGGAAAATTCTCAAACCCGAAGCCACATTACAAGACTGTGGGGTAAAGAGTGGTGAAATGGTACATGTTGTCAAAAAGAAAGTCCCGGCAGCTGCTCCTCCGCCCCCCACTTACTCGGATGCTGAGTTGCAACAGATAGCTAACTCGCTGAGAACATTGGGATGCACACCCAATGCTCCCGGGTGGACTAGGGCTATGCAG CTTTTAAACGACGAATCAGCCATGAACGAAATCCTCGAACACGCCCCATCACTCAGAGAGGATTGCGTCACACTGTCAATGCTACATGAAGTGGAGTTATTGGCCGCATTGGGTGCCAATGTGAGCACGATGAGGCGAGCCGCCAACGCACACCCGGACTTGCCGGCGGCCTTAAGGCATCTTACAAGGCTGGTGCACACAAGAGCCAATACTTCTACTTCTAATGACAATG TGCCAACCTCTGGTTTTGCGTATTCTCTTGAAGCGTTGTCTGAAGATGAAGACGCGGATGAAGAAGAAAACGAGGAAGGGGAACGGAATACCATTACCCAAGAACAGTTCGCTGCTGCGTTGCAG GCCGCGACGGAGGCAGTTTCGGGGTCCTCGAgccgtggcggcggcggcggcgggcaggATTCCCTTCTGCGCCTGCTGCAGGCCGCCGGCGCCGGCTCCGGCTCGGGCAGCCTGCTGCAGGCCGCCAGCGCCGGCTCCGGTCGCACTGATAGCAACGAAGAAGCGCCCGCTACCGGGTCGGCTACAG GTGCCAGTCGAGCTGTGATCACTCCGGAAATGTTCAGCGATGCCATCTCGGAGGTGTTCAACCGGACTGGAACAGCCAACAGACCCTCTGGCACGCCTATGGAGCAAAGCACTGCGG CATCGTCGTCAGCGAGTCCCGTGGGAGAGGACTTCTCGACGCAGCTGACGCGGATGCACGAGATGGGATTACTGGATGACGCACTGAACGTTCGCGCGCTACTCATCTGCTCGG GCGATGTCAACGCAGCTATCAACCTGGTGTTTAGTGGCGCTATTGCAGACGAATAG
- the LOC134798697 gene encoding uncharacterized protein LOC134798697 encodes MDGSNIDHSDSDSGESWTLLEDAPTYADDALDYCDIVPKQGDTAENIEKDEDTDGISVITDSEPESIPCEVTDDMPKPETRPTDLPQFISVPYPDNKHDESIRSTDDLLGDNSRKFKTYVHRRNKRLSTVLNIIMLGSVITAAGVAIGHMWGVRDDCCMHTTPSVNKILSNLYKLQEENAYLRNKLKELTLLNNIKLQKSADKGLKPPRCKKMFEAPLNSENVNKLTKCLDEDNEKKLLDNTQLPYEKDYLRDVDKLKNVYMQNRSWLDEAIARRLKNEKQQAIKDKKSLRSVLVEEKLNQQKGEKNEGFNINLIPEIEITIAEDVKPSQGKKITYADSLRSDNKTKHTSDRDNFEGEEIRTNYRKKRPKRSIVSQEKKLVEESEEEFKKDDRYMAPRPRQERKRDRHHPNRKQKRKNKYEKFEINNYINDDEFSVTSSQENDFILKQDENEHSHDFERSIYIDQFGEAKDTRSTQTNFKRKEKPLKGEKNVKPKEKDASWYEKRAMLRTEARKKLEHELFGDNNSNSGWYFKRMQKREQCRVKGDNSTHRKHEKSKRAMNFKTKR; translated from the exons ATGGACGGCTCGAACATCGATCACAGTGATTCAGACTCCGGAGAAAGCTGGACCTTGCTGGAAGATGCCCCAACTTATGCTGATGATGCTCTAGACTACTGCGACATAGTTCCCAAACAGGG GGACACCGCGGAGAATATCGAGAAAGATGAAGACACCGATGGTATCTCCGTCATCACCGACAGCGAACCGGAGTCCATTCCGTGTGAAGTTACCGACGACATGCCCAAACCAGAGACCCGTCCAACAGACCTACCCCAGTTCATTTCGGTCCCGTACCCCGACAATAAACACGATGAATCCATAAGAAGCACAGATGACTTACTCGGAGACAACAGCAGAAAGTTCAAAACGTATGTCCACAGGAGGAATAAACGGCTGAGCACCGTACTCAACATCATAATGCTTGGCAGTGTCATCACGGCAGCAGGCGTTGCCATAGGGCATATGTGGGGGGTCAGAGATGACTGCTGCATGCACACTACACCTTCTGTCAACAAAATACTATCTAACCTCTATAAACTTCAAGAAGAAAACGCCTACTTACGCAACAAGCTAAAAGAATTGACATTGCTAAATAATATAAAGCTGCAAAAATCAGCAGATAAAGGTCTAAAGCCGCCTCgttgtaaaaaaatgtttgaagcCCCACTAAACAGCGAAAATGTCAACAAACTGACGAAATGCCTTGACGAAGATAATGAGAAGAAGTTACTGGATAACACACAACTGCCGTATGAAAAAGACTATCTACGTGATGTAGATAAGCTTAAGAATGTTTATATGCAAAATAGAAGCTGGCTGGATGAAGCTATCGCAAGGAGGTTGAAAAATGAAAAGCAACAAgctataaaagataaaaaaagtttaagaaGCGTACTGGTCGAGGAGAAATTAAATCAACAGAAAGGAGAAAAAAACGAAGGATTCAATATAAATCTAATCCCAGAAATAGAGATAACAATTGCTGAGGACGTCAAACCATCACAAGGAAAGAAAATCACGTACGCAGACTCGCTGAGATCtgataacaaaacaaaacacacttCCGATAGAGATAACTTTGAAGGTGAAGAAATAAGGACAAATTACCGCAAGAAAAGGCCAAAGCGATCAATTGTTTCGCAAGAAAAAAAGTTAGTAGAAGAAAGTGAGGAAGAGTTTAAAAAGGACGACAGATATATGGCACCAAGACCTAGACAGGAAAGGAAACGCGATCGCCACCACCCGAACAGGAAGCagaaaaggaaaaataaatatgaaaaatttGAAATCAACAACTACATCAACGATGATGAATTTTCAGTAACTTCTTCTCAAGAGAACGACTTCATTCTTAAACAAGACGAGAACGAGCATAGTCATGATTTTGAACGGAGTATTTATATAGACCAGTTTGGAGAAGCTAAAGACACGAGATCTACTCAAACTAATTTCAAGCGTAAAGAAAAGCCATTGAAGGGAGAGAAAAATGTCAAACCTAAAGAAAAAGATGCTTCATGGTATGAGAAACGTGCTATGTTGCGTACAGAGGCTAGAAAAAAACTAGAGCATGAATTGTTCGGGGACAATAATTCAAACAGCGGCTGGTATTTCAAGCGTATGCAGAAAAGAGAGCAATGCCGCGTAAAGGGAGATAACAGCACTCACCGAAAGCACGAAAAGTCCAAGCGAGCCATGAATTTCAAGACAAAACGCTAG
- the LOC134798664 gene encoding 2-oxoglutarate and iron-dependent oxygenase domain-containing protein 3-like: MPEIKRRNLTKDKDNKKGNINEKSDKLKPKKDETPNRKNISLKILSRSVVIFSLLIIVYFSSKDENIKVFAKQSEKMQGRGQVVECSKSYMKEVDIYDGCFPKYCKRFVTDMVVSDVEANKLLAIAKKGLRHGGSTGGASILDLHSGAMSKGQYFVNFYKIPELSNVFDESDFNAYRVVKEKIKHSVAHHFGVSPDLLYLTHPTFFSEITSKEAVTVHDEYWHPHVDKETYKSFHYTTLLYLGDYGKDFQGGRFVFIDEKYNRTVEPRKGRVSMFTSGAENLHYVEKVTSGIRYAITVSFTCDRRYGIEDPSVNKYELKHSD, from the exons ATGCCAGAAATCAAAAGACGAAATTTAACcaaagataaagataataaaaaaggaaatataaatgaaaaaagcgataaattaaaacctaAAAAAGATGA GACTCCCAACCGGAAGAATATTTCTCTAAAAATATTATCTCGCTCAGTAGTCATATTTTCTCTCCTAATAATAGTTTACTTTTCGTCTAAAGATGAAAACATAAAAGTGTTTGCGAAACAGTCGGAAAAGATGCAAGGAAGGGGTCAGGTAGTGGAATGTTCAAAATCATATATGAAAGAGGTAGACATATATGACGGCTGTTTCCCAAAGTACTGTAAAAGATTTGTGACTGACATGGTAGTGTCAGACGTTGAAGCTAATAAGCTGCTAGCAATAGCTAAGAAAGGGCTGAGACATGGTGGTTCGACCGGAGGTGCATCAATATTGGATCTGCACAGTGGAGCAATGTCAAAAGGACagtattttgttaatttttacaAAATACCAGAACTGAGCAATGTCTTTGATGAAAGTGATTTTAATGCTTACAGG gtAGTCAAAGAAAAAATCAAGCATAGTGTTGCACATCATTTTGGAGTGTCTCCAGATTTGCTGTATTTAACACATCCTACATTCTTCTCAGAAATTACTTCAAAAGAAGCAGTCACGGTTCATGATGAATACTGGCATCCTCATGTTGACAAA GAAACTTACAAGTCATTCCACTACACTACTTTGTTGTATTTAGGAGATTATGGAAAAGACTTTCAAGGAGGAAGATTTGTATTTATTGATGAGAAATACAATAGAACTGTGGAACCCAGGAAAGGCAGAGTAAGCATGTTCACCAGTGGTGCTGAAAACCTGCATTATGTAGAAAAAGTTACATCTGGCATAAGATATGCTATAACAGTTTCTTTCACTTGTGACAGGAGATATGGTATAGAGGACCCTAGTGTAAATAAGTATGAACTTAAACATTCCGATTAA